TTCATCATACCATTTTTGTTCAGTAAGTACGATTAATGAAACTGAGAATGCTAAAGTCGATCTTTCTTTAGTGATCTACAAGCTTTACGAAATACATCAATGATGTAAGATAATCATCTTTCTTTTTATCCAAACCTTAATCACAATGCATTAGATGTTAAGCATTCGTGCACCTTTGACTCTAATCCAATAAGTTTCAAGGTTGTTGGGAGAAATCAAAGTTTAGTTCCCTTTTTTTTGTTAATCaacttgcattgcattgcattgcatgagtCTTTCGATCTTATTCATTCTTTTGCTGGAAATTATTGCTTGTAAAATTATTTGCCACATTGTTACTGGAGATGATTTTAATCTCCGCGAGAAGAGTTTCAAGACTAACATGTGTTTGGTACATGCGGCAATTTCTAATTTCAATTGTGAAGTTAAAAAATTCTACATTTTTTAACTCTATAAGAAGAATTAAAAGCCCTCACacataataaaaaagaaaaaagaaaaaaaagagagaaatggttaaaatatgctatgagtCCCTACATTTTTTTTGGAGATTTAGAATTTAGTTTcactgtttttttctttttttaaatttcaaaattttgatccAATGGTTAACCTCATTAAACTTTTTTCTATCAAATTCATTGGTTCgacattttggaaaaaaaatactCACTTGATAGACATTCAACAAGAAAAATATGttgtaatgaacttgaatttaacagAAGAAATTTAACAATAGAGTGACTAAGTTCCTTGAAATAAAAGCAGGAGGACTAAATTCCAAATGAATGAAGAGTACAGGGAGCTAAAGCATATTTTAACCGAAAGAAAAATTGGGTAACCTATATATATTTTCGAGAGGCACTTGTGATTTTGGGCTATCAAAGATTCCTAGCCCTAATTATTAGTGTCCAATTAAAGACCCCCAATCCAATATTACAGCATAACACATGAGCccaaaacatgtctccaacaaaATTTGTCCCAAATGAAGCACACGTTTTACGTAATGCCAAAAACTGCCAATTGTATGGCGAAGGCTCGATCACGTTCACGTGGGATCCACTCTGTAATTTCCAAGTTCCTTCTTCAATTCATTATCTCTCTTGTCTCTTCCTTTCATTTCATCACTCACGAAATCCAGCGATCAAGGTTTCCCCAAACTCCCTTCAAATCCTCGTCTCAACAATTTTTGTTTAAAGCCTAGTAAAATGGCGTCCACATTTAGCGGTGATGAAACTGCTCCTTTCTTCGGCTTCCTCGGAGCCGCCGCTGCCCTCGTTTTCTCCTGTAAGATGCTAACCCTAACTCCTCCCAGAAGAATCGATTTTTGATCGGTGCTGATCCTTTCTAATtgggttttctttttgttttacagGTATGGGTGCTGCGTACGGGACGGCGAAGAGCGGTGTCGGGGTGGCATCGATGGGAGTGATGAGGCCGGAGCTGGTGATGAAATCGATCGTGCCCGTTGTTATGGCTGGAGTTTTAGGTATTTATGGGTTGATTATTGCGGTTATTATCAGCACTGGGATTAACCCAAAGGCCAAATCTTACTACCTGTTCGATGGCTATGCTCATCTTTCCTCTGGTCTCGCTTGTGGCCTCGCCGGTCTCTCTGCCGGTATGGCCATTGGAATCGTCGGCGATGCTGGAGTTAGGTACTgttatcttatttattttatttatcttcatTTTCAGCACGATATAAATTGGATTCAGATTTCGTTCTTTGTTGTCGTGTTTGTAGATTTTTCTTACTAATAATAGTAGTTAAAGTAATTTAACTCAGGGGATAGTAAAATCCATAATTAGATCAAATTAGTCTTCTAGAATGGGATTTTGTTTTAAGATTTCGCTTATAACTGATGCACTCTGAACATACGGTTGCCTGATAAATATGTATCCGCCAACTGTTCTAGTTGGAATATCACTGGTTATACAAAGTATTGGTCATTTTGATTCAATCAAGCATTGAGAAAAAAGGAAGggggaagtaaaaaaaaaaaaaaaaagaaagaagtagGATATGATATTTCGACGAATGAACCTCATAATCTGCTTGCTGTTTGGTTATGAATTGCATTCAATTTACCACGATAATTCTTTTGCATTTGTTAGAATATGGCCTGtttgaatttatattttatgtGCATTTATTTGCAGAGCCAATGCCCAACAACCAAAGCTTTTTGTTGGAATGATTCTTATTCTCATTTTTGCTGAGGCTTTGGCTCTCTATGGACTCATTGTCGGTATCATTCTCTCTTCCCGGGCTGGTCAATCCCGAGCAGAATAGAGTGCAAAGTTCCGAAACTTGGGTCATTGCTAGTAGGCTTCACTTGGTTGTTTCTCCAATTCTTGCCGCTAGTGCAGTATGAAACATTTGTCAAGTTGTTCTTTTGATCTCATTCATGAATTTTCTTTTCAATGGTTCTCTGCTGTTTGTATGATTAGAAGACGGATTCCGTTTGaaataaattcttgttttacgttacattttttttttttcagatctAGTGTTGTAATATGCAAGTTCAACATAATGTAAACACCATTTAGTTTAAAACTGGTTTTTCTTATATTTATATACTATTTGTTATGTGTTTTAATGAGTTAATGTCACCCTCGATAAGTAAATTACAGAAATGCCCCTTCATAATTAAAATAGGTTATACCATTTGAGGATATTTTAGTCTTTTCATGTTaacaaaaatgaattaaaatatgcACATGGTGAAATTTGAACCTTTGCCTATACCAAAGTGTAACTTGACACTAGTTCACAATTAATGATAAATAATTGTAGCGGATTTAGTATTATTAATCAAATGTATTTATATTGTtaatttcatgtattattatGATTGCCTAGTTTCAAATTATGCGTTTCATTTGttattgtattatatttttaaacacATGTTTGTGTTTAAATTCCTAGTTTCTACACGCACACGCGTTGATAGGATTTCTAGTATTTATAGCATGTATGTAAATGTGTATGACTCAAGTGTTAAAAGCGAATTTATATCTATAGAATATATATTTTTGCTCTATAGGCAGTAGGCAGTAAATAGAGGTAGTTTACAAAACTTAATGTTATGATTTTAGCAATATGAATTCTTAGAATGTGATAGATAGAAAAGTTATTTTATAATGTTTGATATAGATTAGAATGTGTTGattaaaattcatgaaaatttagattatgtttgattcACTAAATACTTTTGTGAGAatgtaataataatttataattttactttcattaaataaaaataatatttatgtatttaatttttacaataaaCTTTATTAGTAAGAAAATTTTtggattaaatatttaataatgttttaattgataaattttgaaaaatattattttaatttataattttaattgaaaataaaattattttaaatttatcttgcataaatttttaaatataagttTTGAAATAAATACCGTAATAAAAGTAAATTTTCAATCAATATATTGAAAGGTAAAAGAGAAAAcaataaaaagtaaatataatacaTAAACAATATATTTTGTAGCTGACTAAATATGTATATCGAAGAACGAGTTAAAGTAACAAGAGAGTTGATAGCAAAAATGAGAGAATAGCGAACTCGATCTAGCTTGATGGTTTGATTTACTTGGTTTAGAGTAAGCAAAGACCAATTGTCTTGGGTCGAGGGCCGTGAGCGAGAGTACCGAGTGAATGAAGCTACAAAAAGAAATagtattttcttatttaatagATTAACACCTAAATTAACTTATGAGAATTACATTATCATGTTTTATAGAAAAGAGATTcggaagaaaataataataaaatgccaaagcattaaaaatattattttccttATAGCAAACTCTACTCTAATGTATATACGTGGTAGTATaagagttttcaaaacttagggTTAAAATTACTGTGTGAGTTGTAAAATAAATAGgatattttgacatttcaaattaaaagtaatttaggtaatgattaatttaaaatattttaaataactaGTTTCTTTTTATCCCTAGGTAATAATTAGGTTTTTCTGTTTATACATGCAATGCATgtgtaaattaaaatatattaattattttatattttaataaaatttatgaataatatgaataaattttgtaattgtattcttaattatttaaaatattgcttttatgttttaaaaatttaatagtattttatttttatttttatttttatttttaaacctgtaagcaaatattttaattttaaatttttaagtgtTATAATATGTGTTTTAACAATagttttaaaactatttttaacttttaaatttttaaagttgattgCTATTTTTATTTTGCAATTCCAGAAGTAGTTTATATTAGTTTAAAGAATTATTTACtttgaaatttaattaatttataaattttaatattattttaaaattatgtttttaatttctttatagttttataacatatttaaatacatttaacaatatttttatacccattttttaaaattgataatgttattagtttaatatttacataaatattttaataataattctagtttaaaatatatttcattaacAAATATTTACATATATACATGTTTTGATGCCACTCAATGGGCAAATTATATCAAGAATTATAtaatttcctgatttttcttaATCAAGAAAATGTTCTTTTCAATAACATCATATTTGTTATTAGATCTAAGGTAAGTCTTGTCTCTTCTCTTCTCATATTAATCAAGCTAAGTTTATAAGATTTTAGTAAATGTATATGTTGACGCTGTTTGCTGAATAGTTATATTTGTTACATTTGTACTTGTAACTGCCCGAGTTTTATAATTTGTTGATAATCTTTTAATTCGAAATAATTGGACCATCACTTAGTTGATATTGTGGATGTATGTTGGCTCATATATACATATCGCTTTTATGAAGATTGGATTGAT
This is a stretch of genomic DNA from Gossypium arboreum isolate Shixiya-1 chromosome 11, ASM2569848v2, whole genome shotgun sequence. It encodes these proteins:
- the LOC108470874 gene encoding V-type proton ATPase subunit c2 — encoded protein: MASTFSGDETAPFFGFLGAAAALVFSCMGAAYGTAKSGVGVASMGVMRPELVMKSIVPVVMAGVLGIYGLIIAVIISTGINPKAKSYYLFDGYAHLSSGLACGLAGLSAGMAIGIVGDAGVRANAQQPKLFVGMILILIFAEALALYGLIVGIILSSRAGQSRAE